From a single Oreochromis niloticus isolate F11D_XX linkage group LG3, O_niloticus_UMD_NMBU, whole genome shotgun sequence genomic region:
- the tbc1d14 gene encoding TBC1 domain family member 14 isoform X4 → MEYETKSGRAGSGNPTSPRQSVRKNLDFEPLSTTALILEDRPANLPAKPAEEAQKHRQQYEEMVAQVKKRELKEAQRRKKQLEDRCKLEESIGTAAQTWNQEILPNWSTVCTSRRVRDLWWQGIPPSVRGKVWSLAVGNELNITHELYNICLSRAKEKWKSTAALFTETESEDVGSSDRESSLELIKLDISRTFPQLCIFQKGGPYHDVLHSILGAYTCYRPDVGYVQGMSFIAAVLILNLDTADAFIAFANLLNKPCQMAFFRVDHSLMLTYFAAFEVFFEENLPKLFAHFKKNNLTPDIYLIDWIFTLYSKSLPLDLACRVWDVFCRDGEEFLFRTALGLLRLYQDVLTSMDFIHMAQFLTRLPDLIPADQLFQHIAAIHMTSRNRKWAQVLQALTEQKRSGARLPGAEALS, encoded by the exons ATG GAATATGAAACAAAGAGTGGCAGAGCTGGATCTGGCAACCCAACATCTCCCAGGCAGAGTGTGAGGAAAAACCTGGATTTTGAGCCTCTCTCCACCACTGCACTGATACTAGAAGACAGACCTGC TAACCTGCCTGCCAAGCCAGCTGAGGAGGCACAGAAACACAGGCAGCAGTATGAAGAGATGGTGGCCCAGGTTAAGAAGAGGG AGTTAAAAGAAGCTCAGAGGAGGAAGAAGCAGCTGGAGGATCGATGCAAGCTTGAAGAGAGCATTGGCACAGCAGCTCAGACCTGGAACCAAGAGATCCTGCCTAATTGGAGTACAGT GTGTACATCTCGACGAGTGAGGGACCTCTGGTGGCAGGGCATCCCCCCCAGTGTCAGAGGGAAAGTGTGGAGCCTGGCTGTGGGCAACGAGCTCAACATAACACATG agTTGTATAACATCTGCCTGTCCCGGGCCAAGGAGAAGTGGAAGAGCACAGCGGCACTCTTCACAGAGACTGAAAGTGAAG ATGTTGGTTCCTCAGACAGAGAGTCGAGTCTGGAGCTCATCAAGCTGGACATCTCAAGAACTTTCCCACAACTGTGCATCTTCCAGAAG GGTGGACCCTATCACGATGTGCTGCACAGCATTCTGGGAGCATACACTTGTTACAGGCCTGATGTTGGCTAT GTGCAGGGAATGTCCTTCATCGCTGCTGTGCTCATCCTGAACCTGGACACAGCCGATGCCTTCATAGCTTTTGCCAACCTGCTCAACAAGCCCTGTCAGATGGCCTTTTTCAGAGTCGACCACAGCCTT ATGTTGACTTACTTTGCAGCATTTGAAGTGTTCTTTGAAGAAAATCTACCAAAGctatttgcacatttcaagaaaaacaacttgacacctgatatttatttaattgaCTG GATCTTCACTCTGTATAGCAAGTCGCTGCCGTTGGACCTGGCGTGTCGAGTGTGGGATGTGTTCTGCAGAGATGGTGAAGAGTTCCTTTTCCGCACGGCTCTGGGATTGCTTCGCCTCTACCAGGATGTCCTGACCAGCATGGACTTCATCCACATGGCTCAGTTCCTCACCCGCCTGCCTGACCTCATCCCTGCCGACCAGCTCTTCCAGCACATTGCTGCTATTCACATGACCAGCCGCAACAGGAAGTGGGCACAG GTCTTACAGGCACTGACGGAGCAGAAGAGATCGGGAGCGAGGTTGCCTGGTGCCGAAGCGTTGAGCTGA